AAACATCTAATTTTAAATCAAATGCGCCGTGTTTTGCAAACGAAGAAAGAACGTGGTCAAAAAATGCAATTCCTGTTTTTATTGCATATTTTCCGGTTCCGTCGATATTGAGTTCAAGGTGTATTTTCGTTTCGTTTGTATCCCGTGTTACTTTGAAAGCTCTCATAGTATCCCCTAATTTTTTGGCTAATAATATATTACGTCGCGTTATTTATATTTTAATCATTAGTCCCATGCTTTTTATTTTCAAGTACCTTTACTTTTTCAACTGTTTACCAACAATTTCATTGACCTTTTCCAAAAATTCATTTAAATAATTCTTTTGGAGGGCTGCACCAGATGCGATATTGTGTCCACCACCATCTCCACCAAATTCTTTTGATGCAGCCATTGCTTCTGAAAGATTTAGTCCCCATTCAACGAGTTCCTTGTTTCCTCTTGAAGAAACCTTATAAATTTCGCTTTGCTCGTTAAATCCTAGTACTGGCTTATCTTTTACCATTAATGCGGCAATTATTCCGGTTTTTCCTTTTTCACCGATAAAATATTCGATATTATCCATAGAATTTAATTTTACGTTTTTTAATTCTTCAATTAATTCTTCCTTGTATTCAATGTATAATTTCTCGCCGTGTTTGATGCATTCATCATCTCCAAGCAAAATTCCAATTCCGACTGCAGTCATCTCTTTTCTGCCACATGCATTCAAAACTTCTGATAGGTAAAACGCATCGTTTATTTTATGATTTATTTCGTATCTATCAACCATTAACTCGTCATTTTTGTTAAATTTTTCAAAATATTCGAGCAAATTTTCTGCTTCTTTTGCAGTTATTCCTTTTTTTTCAGGATTTATTTTTAATTCATCAAAAATCTCTTTTATTTTATCGATACTACTTAATTCTCTGATATACGGTTGAGTTGAATAACATATCGACTTTGAAATTGGTAAATTGTAGCAATTGTAAACAATATCTTTTATAACGCTCAAATAACGGTTCTTCCTTGCTTCATTTAAGATATATTTATTCAATCCAATAAATGGCAAGTGTTGCATGTCCCCAATTGCCCCAACAATTGCAATAGGTGCTAAATCATAATATCCAAATAATCTTGCAATTAAATAACATACTCCACTTGCAGAAATCTCTTTTGCACCATTTGCCCCAAAAATGTGTGGATTTAACTGTAAAATATTTCCAATTTCAGTTTCGGCCACTTTTGGAGGGTGGTGATCAAGAATTATTGCATTAAATCCAAGATTATTTATCAATTCAATCTGACCGCTTCCCATATCGCAAAATATAAACATTTTATCGTTTTCTTTTGCGAGATCTTCAATAGATTCTTTTGATAAATGCTCCAAAATAGTCATTTGTGCATTTTTATTTAACCTGATAAGTGTTTTAAGCACAATTGAACCAGATGTAAGTCCATCAGGATCGTGGTGTGTTACAATTCTTATTAATCCATTATAAGTTTCTAGTTTTTCTTTTATTTTTCCAGTAATTTGATTAAATTTAAAAATATCTTCAATAGGCATTATATCCATGAAAATCACATTAAAACAGTTTTATATGTTATATATTTTCCAAAATTAAAAAAGTATGGGTTAACATCCAGTATACGTTGATTTTTCAACTACTGGGCCACCAGGTACAAGCTCTTCGAACACCTGTGCCTGAAAAGACTTTATTTTAACGTCATAATCAGTCCATGCGGTTACAGGAAGTCCTGCTTTTAAACATAAGTTCGATAAAAACTGCTTTGTATCCCAGTTATACTCTGTAGCCACCTGTGGAAGTAATAATCCCCTATAAGGCCCAAATTCAATAATAAGTCCATCTCTTCCGACTTTGAGTTTTTCCAAATATTCCCTTGGATCTTTAACATCTACATCTTCAGGAGTTGTTAATACACTAACTTCTATAATCGTGTCTTTAAGCTCAGGATGTGTTAAAGGCTGAAATCTAGGGTCGTGGACTGCAGCACTTATTGAAGTTTCTTTTATCGCATCAACAAGCGACATTATGGGTTCAGGAATTCCAATGCACCCCCTTAAATCATGTTCTGGATACGTATGTAGTGACACAAAAATTCCTCGAACATTTTTAAATTTATCAGGATAACTTTGAATATTCGGCTCTTCGCCTTTTAAATACTGTTCAAGCACATTTCGAGAATGTTTGATTATTAAAGTCCCCTCTTCAAGATTTAATTTCAATTTAAATCCCCCCAAATGATATTCCAAAAAATGATAATTCTATTAATTAATTATCTAATTGGTAATTTTTAAATATATCTAAAATTTAAAAAAAATAAAATTAGCACCCATAAATAATTTTTCCCGTGTCTTTTGACTTTTTAAATGGAAGTTCTTCGTTTTTGAGCGTTTCTATGAATTTAATTATATCTTCATCATATAATTTTTCTTTAGGAATTAAAAGATCGTAATTTTCGTCTGCAATTGGAATAAATTCCAAATCATAGTGATCAGAAATTGTACTTATACCAAGTCCAATCTGTGCTTTACCCATTGAAACAGCAGCCCCCACCGCAGAATGCGTTTTTGCTTCAATGTCATATCCATTTATCGAATTTTTATCAATATCATTTTCTTTTAAGAATTTATCAAAGAGTATTCTTGTTCCTGAACCTTTATTCCGGTTAATTATTTTATAATATCGAATTTTTTCAATTAAATCTTCCATTGATTCTATTCCAAGCTCTTTTTTAAACATGAAACCTTGTTCACGAACATATCCTCGAACTAAAACAGAATCAGTTACATTGTATTTTTTTAGATATGAAATATTATATTCGCCATTGTTGTCTAAAAGGTGAATTCCGGCAATGTCTGCTTCATTTCTTTTTACCGCCATTATTCCACCAAGAGAACCAGTATTTACAGTTCTTGCAAGAATTTGACCTTTTCGTAAAATCCTGTCGATTCCAACACAGTGGCTTCCGATAATATTGAGCCCAATCCTAATATCGCCAAACATGTGTACATCAAACATCTCATCTTCAACAATTTCTCTGTTTTCGGGAAT
This Methanococcus maripaludis C5 DNA region includes the following protein-coding sequences:
- a CDS encoding TIGR00296 family protein, with translation MKLNLEEGTLIIKHSRNVLEQYLKGEEPNIQSYPDKFKNVRGIFVSLHTYPEHDLRGCIGIPEPIMSLVDAIKETSISAAVHDPRFQPLTHPELKDTIIEVSVLTTPEDVDVKDPREYLEKLKVGRDGLIIEFGPYRGLLLPQVATEYNWDTKQFLSNLCLKAGLPVTAWTDYDVKIKSFQAQVFEELVPGGPVVEKSTYTGC
- a CDS encoding DHH family phosphoesterase, giving the protein MDIMPIEDIFKFNQITGKIKEKLETYNGLIRIVTHHDPDGLTSGSIVLKTLIRLNKNAQMTILEHLSKESIEDLAKENDKMFIFCDMGSGQIELINNLGFNAIILDHHPPKVAETEIGNILQLNPHIFGANGAKEISASGVCYLIARLFGYYDLAPIAIVGAIGDMQHLPFIGLNKYILNEARKNRYLSVIKDIVYNCYNLPISKSICYSTQPYIRELSSIDKIKEIFDELKINPEKKGITAKEAENLLEYFEKFNKNDELMVDRYEINHKINDAFYLSEVLNACGRKEMTAVGIGILLGDDECIKHGEKLYIEYKEELIEELKNVKLNSMDNIEYFIGEKGKTGIIAALMVKDKPVLGFNEQSEIYKVSSRGNKELVEWGLNLSEAMAASKEFGGDGGGHNIASGAALQKNYLNEFLEKVNEIVGKQLKK